One region of Chryseobacterium muglaense genomic DNA includes:
- a CDS encoding nitrilase family protein, with translation MDKIKISTAQFEAKNADKTYNLSVIEKLAKKASEEGSDVIAFHECSITGYTFARHLNKEQMLDLAEFVPNGESTQKLIEIAAKYNIVILAGLFEKDKNDNLYKPYICVDKNGLIAKHHKIHPFINPYLTPGKGYTIFEINGWKCGILICYDNNIIENVRATTLLGANIIFMPHVTMCTPSTRPGAGFVDPKLWQKRETDPTSLRLEFDGIKGRAWLMKWLPARAYDNGIYAVFSNPIGMDDDQLKNGCSMIIDPFGDILAECRSFDDTFVTATITSEKLFNAGGSRYIKARRPDLYRDILGEDHNSEQKVAWLNPDEKE, from the coding sequence ATGGACAAAATAAAAATCTCAACAGCCCAATTTGAAGCTAAAAATGCTGACAAAACCTACAATTTATCGGTGATTGAAAAGCTTGCTAAAAAAGCATCCGAAGAAGGTTCTGATGTAATTGCCTTTCATGAATGTTCTATTACCGGTTATACTTTTGCAAGACATCTTAACAAAGAACAAATGCTTGATTTGGCTGAATTCGTCCCAAATGGTGAGAGCACACAAAAACTAATAGAAATTGCTGCCAAGTATAACATCGTAATTTTAGCCGGACTGTTTGAAAAGGACAAAAATGACAATTTATACAAACCATACATCTGTGTTGATAAAAATGGGTTAATTGCGAAACATCATAAAATACATCCTTTCATAAACCCATATTTAACTCCAGGGAAAGGTTATACTATTTTTGAGATTAACGGCTGGAAATGTGGTATTTTGATCTGTTATGACAATAACATCATTGAAAACGTAAGAGCGACAACACTATTGGGTGCAAATATTATTTTTATGCCGCATGTAACGATGTGTACACCATCAACCCGACCGGGAGCAGGTTTTGTTGATCCCAAATTATGGCAAAAACGTGAAACTGACCCAACCTCATTACGTTTGGAATTCGACGGTATAAAAGGCAGGGCATGGCTAATGAAATGGTTACCTGCAAGAGCGTATGACAATGGAATATATGCAGTGTTCTCAAACCCAATTGGAATGGACGATGATCAACTAAAAAATGGATGCTCAATGATAATAGATCCATTTGGCGATATTCTTGCAGAATGCCGTTCATTTGACGACACCTTTGTGACAGCAACCATTACCTCCGAAAAACTTTTTAATGCAGGTGGGAGTCGTTATATAAAAGCTAGACGTCCAGATTTGTACCGAGACATTTTGGGGGAAGATCACAATTCGGAACAAAAAGTAGCATGGCTGAACCCGGACGAAAAAGAATAA
- a CDS encoding amidohydrolase — protein MEKHHAHHGCTHCSCNNPVLEILKEEIFSPENLAKMKTTTSKNAPQLPQTLMISGGIIRPMIGGSTDTVDAIGIANGNVVVTGKEKTVQEFMAQNFPSYKTKKLKEGYTLLPGLIEPHVHIVPAAMMDEWIDVSPFHKQNLRSPYDLQAIKKIINKNLPVRPGYVILGKGLDPSLMPFVSGTELQTITNTVLDDINKTPMMLLSASMHTMYLNTQALEYVFDNSTYIREHYSTVKEYINKTQGQLQESLQMTPALEVIKDQVTAMVGKMNDNLTKLFKLANSRGVTFMYDAGLNKNFKQVLSTYTENNPELVRTGGAVLCSDQADVNNLGAYKQPTNYKPVYYGHVKVVSDGSNQGLTGYQSTPYLCNSANNIGIFNFPQAGLPAATIPPIYNSLINSVVAGNGWPLMVHANGDQAVSFAINAYQSALAQYRGPELRNRIEHCSLLTPEQITNMLQMGVSPSFLIGHVGYWGYAFSEIIFGKKAQMLDLCGSALSVGMRITLHSDNEVSPLGPLRMMEQSITRIMEENTSSIEILNPSERITPEQALVAVTYDAAWQCYADEWAGSLDTGYFADFVILEKDPLSFTTQSDQYMKMRDIPVWETWLGGEPVYQKK, from the coding sequence ATGGAAAAGCATCATGCCCATCACGGCTGTACACATTGTTCATGCAATAATCCCGTTTTAGAAATTCTTAAAGAAGAAATTTTTAGCCCTGAAAATCTGGCAAAAATGAAAACTACGACCAGTAAGAACGCTCCACAGTTGCCACAAACACTTATGATCAGCGGCGGTATTATCCGGCCAATGATTGGTGGATCAACAGATACTGTTGATGCCATAGGAATAGCCAATGGTAATGTAGTGGTAACTGGTAAAGAGAAAACAGTACAGGAGTTTATGGCTCAGAATTTCCCTTCATACAAAACAAAAAAACTAAAAGAAGGATATACCTTGCTTCCGGGGTTAATTGAGCCACACGTTCACATTGTTCCCGCAGCCATGATGGATGAATGGATAGACGTAAGTCCGTTTCATAAGCAAAATTTACGTTCGCCTTACGATCTACAAGCGATTAAAAAAATAATTAATAAGAATCTTCCTGTAAGACCCGGATATGTTATTTTAGGTAAAGGGTTAGATCCGTCACTTATGCCATTTGTGTCCGGTACTGAATTACAGACTATTACCAATACAGTACTTGATGATATTAATAAAACTCCAATGATGCTGTTAAGCGCTTCTATGCACACGATGTATTTAAATACTCAGGCATTAGAGTATGTATTTGATAATAGCACATATATAAGGGAACATTATTCTACAGTTAAAGAATACATCAACAAAACACAAGGTCAGCTACAGGAAAGTCTACAAATGACACCGGCGTTGGAAGTAATAAAAGATCAGGTTACCGCTATGGTGGGAAAAATGAATGATAATCTAACCAAACTCTTCAAGTTGGCAAATTCAAGGGGTGTTACTTTTATGTATGATGCAGGACTTAACAAAAATTTTAAACAGGTGTTGTCTACATACACCGAAAACAATCCGGAATTGGTACGTACTGGAGGAGCTGTTCTTTGTTCTGATCAGGCAGATGTTAATAATTTAGGTGCTTATAAACAGCCAACTAATTACAAACCCGTATATTACGGACACGTTAAAGTAGTTTCAGATGGTTCAAATCAAGGACTTACAGGCTACCAAAGTACTCCTTATTTATGTAATTCTGCTAATAACATTGGGATATTCAATTTTCCACAGGCGGGGCTACCTGCTGCTACAATTCCACCCATTTATAATAGTTTGATTAACTCTGTTGTTGCCGGTAATGGATGGCCTTTAATGGTTCACGCCAATGGTGATCAAGCAGTATCTTTTGCAATAAATGCTTATCAAAGTGCACTTGCTCAATATAGAGGTCCTGAACTTCGTAATCGTATAGAGCATTGTTCTCTTCTCACACCAGAGCAGATTACAAATATGCTGCAAATGGGGGTTTCACCGAGTTTCCTTATCGGACATGTAGGATATTGGGGTTATGCTTTTAGTGAAATAATATTTGGTAAGAAAGCGCAGATGCTTGATCTTTGTGGTTCAGCTCTTTCTGTCGGAATGAGGATTACCCTCCACAGCGACAATGAAGTAAGCCCATTGGGACCATTAAGAATGATGGAGCAGTCTATCACTAGAATTATGGAAGAAAATACATCCAGTATTGAAATTTTAAATCCCTCAGAACGCATTACTCCTGAACAGGCATTAGTGGCTGTCACTTATGATGCCGCTTGGCAGTGTTATGCAGATGAATGGGCGGGGTCATTAGATACGGGTTACTTTGCCGATTTTGTTATTTTAGAAAAGGATCCGCTTTCCTTTACTACTCAATCTGATCAATATATGAAAATGCGTGATATTCCGGTCTGGGAAACCTGGTTAGGTGGTGAACCTGTATATCAAAAAAAATAA
- a CDS encoding dienelactone hydrolase family protein has product MIRSILLSVFLMTSGTIFSQNLKPVSYLDGSQKLNGLVTSNAGKKLPGVLILPAWKGIDDEAKAAAADLEKQGYIAFIADIYGEGNIPTDNASAAKTAGFYKKDYAAYQKRISLALEQLKKNGAVSDKIAVIGYCFGGTGALESARGKLPVAGIVSIHGSIGKDQSRPNETISTKILVENPAEDKSVTPEDYNNLVKEMNDGKADWQIITYANSKHTFTDPKSADYNPVMAKRAWNHTLIFLKEILK; this is encoded by the coding sequence ATGATACGTTCAATATTATTATCAGTATTTCTTATGACTTCAGGAACTATTTTCAGTCAGAATTTAAAACCTGTGTCTTATCTGGATGGTTCACAAAAACTGAATGGTTTGGTAACCTCCAATGCAGGAAAAAAGCTTCCCGGAGTTTTGATTCTTCCAGCCTGGAAAGGAATTGACGACGAAGCAAAAGCTGCAGCAGCAGACTTAGAAAAACAAGGCTACATCGCATTTATTGCTGATATTTATGGTGAAGGAAATATTCCTACCGACAATGCTTCAGCGGCAAAAACTGCTGGGTTTTACAAAAAAGATTATGCTGCTTATCAGAAAAGAATTTCTTTGGCTTTAGAACAATTGAAGAAAAACGGAGCGGTTTCAGATAAAATTGCGGTCATCGGTTATTGTTTTGGCGGAACCGGAGCTTTGGAATCTGCGAGAGGAAAATTGCCTGTTGCAGGTATTGTTTCCATTCACGGAAGTATCGGAAAAGACCAATCGAGACCAAATGAAACTATTTCAACTAAAATTTTAGTAGAAAATCCTGCAGAAGATAAAAGTGTGACGCCGGAAGATTATAACAATCTGGTTAAAGAAATGAATGATGGTAAAGCAGATTGGCAAATCATTACGTATGCTAATTCAAAACACACTTTCACTGATCCAAAATCAGCCGATTATAATCCTGTGATGGCAAAAAGAGCCTGGAATCATACGCTTATATTTTTGAAAGAAATATTGAAGTAA
- a CDS encoding response regulator, which yields MMKNIIPDNEIGRLKKLEFFHLLNLGKDPQFDVFAETACLIADCPASLIAIMESETQIIQSCIGLEIDSVARENTLCQYSVASGEVVIINDTLLDDRSKTNPLILQGGIRFYVGIPFIDEEGFALGTICVIDYKPRTITDSQITALKKLADVILNLLKVKRKTIYAEYFQQLFNISNNLICVLNEELELKDFNPVVENIFSLKKKETIGLGFNQVFGEGNKDLSKLKNFSENGQEVSFTTSTIIEDGSSVIVEWLVKPNQEISEVFCFGINITAQIEEKRQLESSERRFRSFFENAIGLMSMHDMEGNILAVNEKGRETLHYSIDEVKNLNLRDLIPEHSWPSLNQYLDRINKNKEDFGTMILKAKNGVEQIWMYHNLVELDEEGKPYTVSTALNVTERMTLEKDLIHTKKMLEQTSSVAQVGGWEVNLKKDTVFWSQSTKEIHKISSDFQPDLENAIGFYKEDSREKVKFLFNRAVTEGVPYDDEFQLVRNDGVTIWVRVKGIPEFENGVCVRVYGIIQDIDVFKNMYLDIAKKEAMMQSFVTYVPVAVAMFDKDLNYISVSSKWRGEFKMDEAEIIGKNLFVISPNIPEDRKEIYRAALQGKTYVNEDFEINIEGKDEIQHFDFKVGPWYLSDNEIGGVIVSVQNISNSVHINEELKNAKKMADIASKAKSEFLANMSHEIRTPLNGVIGFSDLLLKTPLNDVQTQYLNYINESGENLLNIINDILDFSKIESGKMELLIEKSDVYDAVSQVINVILYQSQKKNIELLLNIEQGLPKTLLLDESRLKQILINLLGNAVKFTEQGEIELKVEKLRMDDSNIVLRFSVRDTGIGIPIEKQQHIFDAFTQENSSISKRYGGTGLGLTISNNILGYMGSHLSLTSTPEKGSVFFFDIEIPYEISELKDDDDLTIKKVLVVDDNEANRIILQHMLTYKNIESTLAANGMEALQILLKGDRFDVILMDYHMPVISGLETIDKIKELFNEQNETSPLVILHTSSEKHDVINSFRKEDNSYFLLKPIKSNDLYKTLRRVSQNNVIEVAAPEHPEKDQFSFMKELEVLLVDDNPVNMVLNNRMMKSLTPDARLTEAVNGLEALEECKKKDFSIILMDVQMPMMNGIEATQQIRLLPGYKNVPIIGVTAGNILGEKEKCLESGMNDFLPKPLRQADLSEMLKKYIAIKEDKVAEAETEIVIGKYINIDMLNEQIGDDDDFKEIFLNLVIKELIQTENNIGATAAEKNAADTKMILHKLKGTAGTAGLFRLSECALRWEKKADENVDFSAMEKEIKEELTIGLNIIKSLIK from the coding sequence ATGATGAAGAATATTATTCCTGATAATGAGATAGGAAGATTGAAAAAATTAGAGTTTTTTCATCTCCTAAACTTAGGCAAAGACCCCCAGTTTGATGTTTTTGCAGAAACTGCATGTCTGATTGCCGATTGTCCTGCTTCGTTAATTGCGATTATGGAAAGTGAGACGCAGATTATTCAAAGTTGTATAGGTCTTGAAATTGACTCTGTAGCTCGCGAGAATACACTTTGCCAGTATTCGGTAGCAAGTGGAGAAGTGGTAATTATTAATGATACGCTTTTAGATGACAGATCGAAGACTAATCCATTAATTTTGCAAGGAGGGATACGATTTTATGTTGGGATACCTTTTATTGATGAAGAAGGCTTTGCGTTAGGAACAATCTGTGTGATTGACTATAAGCCAAGAACTATAACAGACAGTCAGATCACAGCACTCAAAAAGCTTGCAGATGTTATTTTGAATCTTCTAAAGGTAAAAAGAAAGACAATTTATGCAGAGTATTTTCAGCAGCTCTTCAATATATCCAATAATCTAATCTGTGTTTTAAATGAAGAGTTGGAGCTTAAAGATTTCAATCCTGTAGTAGAAAATATCTTTTCGTTAAAGAAAAAAGAAACAATTGGGCTTGGTTTCAATCAGGTTTTTGGTGAAGGTAATAAAGACCTTTCAAAGCTTAAGAATTTTTCTGAAAATGGTCAGGAAGTATCTTTTACTACTTCTACTATAATTGAAGACGGCAGTTCTGTGATTGTAGAATGGTTGGTGAAGCCAAATCAGGAAATTTCTGAAGTTTTCTGCTTCGGAATCAATATTACTGCACAAATAGAAGAAAAACGCCAATTGGAAAGCTCAGAGAGACGTTTCAGGAGCTTCTTTGAAAATGCCATCGGTTTGATGAGTATGCATGATATGGAAGGCAACATTCTCGCCGTTAATGAAAAAGGTAGAGAAACATTGCATTATTCTATAGATGAAGTAAAGAATTTAAACCTTAGAGACCTTATTCCTGAGCATAGTTGGCCTTCATTAAACCAGTATCTTGATAGGATTAATAAAAACAAGGAGGATTTCGGAACCATGATTCTGAAGGCAAAGAATGGAGTAGAGCAGATTTGGATGTACCACAACCTTGTGGAGCTAGATGAGGAAGGAAAGCCTTACACAGTGAGCACTGCATTGAACGTCACCGAAAGAATGACCTTAGAGAAAGACCTGATTCACACAAAAAAAATGCTGGAACAGACAAGTTCTGTAGCTCAAGTAGGTGGTTGGGAAGTAAATTTAAAAAAAGACACTGTATTCTGGTCTCAAAGTACCAAAGAAATTCATAAGATAAGTAGCGATTTTCAGCCTGATTTAGAAAATGCCATTGGTTTTTATAAAGAAGATAGCAGAGAAAAAGTTAAATTTTTATTCAATAGAGCGGTAACAGAAGGAGTTCCGTATGATGATGAATTTCAGCTCGTGCGTAATGATGGTGTTACGATTTGGGTAAGGGTAAAAGGAATCCCCGAATTTGAAAATGGCGTTTGTGTCAGGGTTTATGGAATCATTCAGGATATTGATGTATTTAAAAATATGTACCTCGATATTGCTAAAAAAGAAGCAATGATGCAATCGTTCGTAACATATGTTCCGGTTGCCGTGGCGATGTTTGACAAAGATCTTAATTATATTTCTGTAAGCAGCAAATGGAGAGGAGAATTCAAAATGGATGAGGCTGAAATTATAGGAAAGAATCTTTTTGTTATATCACCAAACATTCCTGAGGATCGAAAGGAAATTTATCGTGCTGCTTTGCAAGGTAAAACTTATGTAAATGAAGATTTTGAAATCAATATTGAAGGGAAAGATGAAATTCAACATTTCGACTTTAAGGTGGGGCCATGGTATCTTTCAGATAACGAAATCGGAGGAGTAATTGTCTCCGTACAAAACATTTCCAATTCTGTACACATCAACGAAGAACTTAAAAATGCAAAAAAAATGGCTGATATCGCAAGTAAAGCAAAATCGGAGTTCCTTGCGAATATGAGTCATGAGATACGCACCCCTCTAAATGGAGTGATTGGGTTCTCTGATCTTCTTTTGAAAACTCCTCTCAACGATGTTCAGACTCAGTACCTTAATTATATTAATGAATCGGGAGAAAATCTCTTAAACATTATTAATGATATTCTTGATTTTTCTAAAATAGAATCCGGTAAAATGGAACTTCTGATAGAGAAAAGTGATGTTTATGACGCAGTAAGTCAGGTTATTAATGTGATTCTGTATCAGTCTCAGAAAAAAAATATCGAACTTCTTCTTAATATAGAGCAGGGGCTTCCAAAAACGCTATTACTTGATGAATCCAGATTAAAGCAAATTCTTATCAACCTTCTTGGGAATGCAGTAAAGTTTACGGAACAAGGCGAGATTGAGCTGAAAGTAGAAAAACTCCGCATGGATGATAGCAATATTGTTTTGCGATTTTCTGTAAGAGATACAGGAATTGGCATACCCATCGAAAAGCAGCAACATATTTTTGATGCTTTTACTCAGGAAAACAGCTCTATCAGCAAGCGTTACGGAGGAACCGGTCTCGGTCTTACCATTTCAAACAATATTCTTGGGTATATGGGAAGCCATTTGTCATTGACCAGCACGCCCGAGAAAGGTTCTGTATTTTTCTTCGACATCGAAATTCCTTATGAAATATCAGAATTGAAAGATGACGATGATCTTACTATAAAAAAAGTACTTGTTGTAGACGATAATGAAGCAAACAGAATCATTCTTCAACACATGCTTACTTATAAAAACATAGAATCTACACTGGCTGCCAACGGAATGGAAGCTTTACAGATATTACTGAAAGGTGACCGTTTTGATGTAATATTGATGGATTATCATATGCCGGTAATTTCCGGTTTAGAAACAATAGACAAGATCAAAGAGCTATTTAATGAACAAAATGAGACTTCACCATTGGTAATTCTTCATACTTCTTCCGAGAAGCACGATGTCATTAATTCTTTCCGGAAAGAAGACAATTCTTATTTTCTTTTAAAGCCTATTAAATCTAATGATCTTTATAAAACACTCAGACGGGTGTCCCAAAATAATGTGATAGAAGTTGCTGCCCCGGAACATCCTGAAAAAGATCAGTTTTCTTTTATGAAAGAGCTTGAAGTACTATTAGTAGACGATAACCCGGTGAATATGGTTCTGAATAATAGAATGATGAAATCACTTACACCCGATGCGCGTCTTACAGAAGCGGTAAACGGCCTCGAAGCTTTGGAAGAGTGTAAGAAAAAAGATTTCTCTATTATTCTTATGGATGTACAGATGCCGATGATGAATGGTATTGAAGCTACACAACAAATTCGCCTTTTACCAGGATATAAAAATGTACCCATCATTGGTGTTACAGCAGGAAATATCTTGGGAGAAAAAGAGAAATGTCTAGAATCAGGGATGAACGATTTTCTGCCAAAACCTTTGCGACAGGCAGATCTTTCAGAAATGCTCAAAAAATATATTGCCATTAAAGAAGATAAAGTGGCTGAAGCAGAAACTGAAATAGTAATCGGAAAATATATCAATATAGATATGCTGAATGAGCAGATTGGTGATGATGATGATTTCAAAGAAATATTTTTAAACCTTGTCATTAAAGAGCTTATCCAGACAGAGAATAATATTGGTGCCACAGCAGCCGAAAAAAATGCAGCCGATACCAAAATGATTCTTCATAAGCTTAAAGGTACTGCGGGAACTGCCGGTCTTTTCAGGCTTTCAGAATGTGCATTGAGATGGGAGAAAAAAGCAGATGAAAATGTAGATTTTTCAGCAATGGAGAAAGAGATAAAAGAAGAATTAACCATAGGACTAAATATTATAAAAAGTTTAATAAAATAA
- a CDS encoding DUF2911 domain-containing protein, which yields MKKLLFAVCISASALSFAQDYSVPAASPRQKVEQQFSMSKVSVDYGRPGVKGRKIFGELVPYGQVWRAGANSSTKITFGQSVNFGGKTVPAGTYGLFIVPTEKDWKVILNKDFQQWGAYTYDPKQDVVDVTVPVNKLADKQEWFEITLNPTDENSGNLVIKWDMAQAEIALKPAKPEAVTKIAEKLKEIKKIESDAAKAKG from the coding sequence GTGAAAAAATTATTATTTGCAGTTTGCATTTCGGCTTCGGCTTTAAGCTTCGCACAAGATTATTCGGTACCTGCAGCAAGTCCGCGTCAGAAAGTAGAACAGCAGTTTTCAATGTCAAAAGTTTCTGTAGATTACGGTAGACCGGGAGTGAAAGGAAGAAAAATCTTCGGAGAATTGGTTCCTTACGGACAGGTTTGGAGAGCGGGTGCAAACTCTTCTACAAAAATTACATTCGGACAGTCTGTTAATTTTGGTGGAAAAACTGTTCCAGCAGGAACTTACGGTTTGTTTATCGTACCAACAGAAAAAGATTGGAAAGTTATTTTAAATAAAGATTTTCAGCAATGGGGAGCTTATACTTACGACCCAAAACAGGACGTTGTAGACGTAACAGTTCCGGTTAATAAATTAGCTGATAAACAAGAGTGGTTTGAAATTACTTTAAACCCAACAGATGAAAATTCTGGAAATCTTGTTATTAAATGGGACATGGCTCAAGCTGAAATAGCTTTAAAGCCAGCAAAACCTGAAGCAGTAACAAAAATTGCTGAGAAGTTAAAAGAAATCAAAAAAATAGAATCTGACGCTGCAAAAGCAAAAGGCTAA
- a CDS encoding helix-turn-helix domain-containing protein, which produces MQIAPIKELSPYIKHYLFLESEGTQSKKLRLFSDGNTGMVLTFRGNFISDTHNINTLKYPNSFFYGQISTFRDLYLAGKTSIIIVVFQPYGFNHLLGISANEIREGIITTGDIFGSKDSLLYEKLSRPSCLETKTQILNTFFIEQATKKTLSSQNIIHPTLNYILKNKGAITVDHLAKYTGYSERHIERIFNECIGLNPKKFGNIVKLHFFLNLLKYKSPQSNITDLCYEAGYADQSHLIKEFKKHIGITPTQYLNTTTRLAINFMEIKSNEMPMSDLYNL; this is translated from the coding sequence ATGCAGATAGCACCAATAAAAGAATTATCACCTTACATCAAGCACTATCTTTTTTTAGAGAGTGAAGGAACTCAATCAAAAAAACTTCGCTTGTTTTCTGATGGTAACACCGGTATGGTTCTGACTTTTAGAGGCAATTTCATTTCAGACACCCATAATATTAATACTCTAAAGTATCCAAATTCTTTTTTTTACGGACAGATTAGTACGTTTAGAGATTTGTATTTAGCAGGAAAAACATCAATAATTATTGTAGTTTTTCAACCTTATGGTTTCAATCATTTATTGGGAATATCTGCAAATGAAATACGAGAAGGCATTATTACAACAGGAGATATATTTGGCAGTAAGGATTCATTGCTTTACGAAAAATTATCTAGACCATCTTGTTTAGAAACAAAAACACAAATCCTGAACACTTTTTTTATCGAACAGGCTACAAAAAAAACGCTATCAAGCCAAAACATTATTCATCCAACATTAAATTATATCCTGAAAAACAAAGGAGCAATTACCGTAGATCATTTGGCAAAATATACCGGTTATTCAGAAAGGCACATCGAAAGAATTTTTAATGAATGCATAGGGTTAAATCCAAAAAAATTTGGAAACATTGTAAAGTTGCATTTCTTTTTAAACCTACTCAAGTACAAGTCGCCCCAAAGTAATATTACCGATTTATGCTATGAAGCTGGGTATGCCGATCAATCGCATTTAATCAAAGAATTTAAAAAACATATTGGTATAACTCCAACACAATATCTAAACACCACCACTAGATTAGCAATAAATTTTATGGAAATAAAATCTAATGAGATGCCGATGTCGGATTTGTACAATTTATAG
- a CDS encoding DinB family protein: protein MKTPMLQLIDELQQITAENIQFAENLLNQPDEKLNFRFSEKSWSILECLEHLNCYGNFYIPEIRKRIENTDTKSTEIFSSGILGNYFASSMLPKEKLNRMKTFKSMNPIHSKLDKEVLNEFITQQKQMIHLLNEAENIDLNKVKTSINISNLIKLKLGDTFRFVIYHNLRHIKQAKRNL, encoded by the coding sequence ATGAAAACTCCTATGCTTCAACTGATAGATGAATTGCAACAGATTACTGCAGAAAATATACAGTTTGCAGAAAATCTTTTGAATCAACCAGACGAAAAACTCAATTTCAGATTTTCAGAAAAAAGTTGGAGCATTCTGGAATGCCTTGAACATCTGAATTGCTACGGGAATTTTTATATTCCTGAAATCAGAAAAAGAATAGAAAATACTGATACTAAATCAACAGAAATTTTCAGTTCGGGGATTTTAGGGAATTATTTTGCGAGTAGCATGCTTCCAAAGGAAAAATTGAATAGAATGAAGACTTTTAAATCTATGAATCCCATTCACAGCAAACTTGATAAAGAGGTTTTAAATGAGTTTATTACTCAGCAAAAGCAAATGATTCATCTTTTGAATGAAGCTGAAAATATAGATTTAAATAAAGTGAAAACCAGCATCAATATTTCAAATTTAATTAAATTAAAACTCGGTGATACTTTCCGTTTTGTAATCTATCATAATCTAAGACACATTAAACAAGCAAAAAGAAATCTTTAA
- a CDS encoding GNAT family N-acetyltransferase: MNFSIQPVLENEEYQLIPLQQGDFELLYEVASDPKVWEQHPNKDRYKREVFENFFKGAMESQGAFKIIEKSSEGILGSTRFYDFDESKNSIFIGYTFYGTKSWGKSINPQIKKLMLDYVFQFVDKVHFHIGKENFRSQIALERLGGQKIAEEEVAYFGEPTRTNFVYEITRENHFKVD, encoded by the coding sequence ATGAATTTTTCTATTCAACCTGTTTTAGAAAACGAAGAATATCAATTAATCCCCTTACAACAAGGGGATTTTGAGTTGTTGTACGAAGTGGCTTCTGATCCTAAAGTTTGGGAGCAGCATCCAAACAAAGACCGCTACAAAAGAGAAGTTTTTGAAAACTTCTTTAAAGGAGCCATGGAAAGTCAGGGAGCTTTTAAAATTATTGAAAAATCTAGTGAAGGTATTTTAGGAAGTACCCGTTTTTATGATTTTGATGAATCTAAAAATAGTATTTTCATTGGTTACACTTTTTATGGAACAAAATCTTGGGGAAAGAGCATTAATCCACAGATTAAAAAGCTGATGCTGGATTATGTTTTCCAATTTGTAGACAAAGTTCATTTCCATATCGGAAAAGAAAATTTTCGTTCTCAGATTGCTTTAGAAAGATTGGGCGGACAAAAAATTGCGGAAGAGGAAGTTGCTTATTTCGGAGAACCGACAAGAACCAATTTTGTGTATGAAATCACAAGAGAAAACCATTTTAAGGTTGATTAA
- a CDS encoding cupin domain-containing protein, producing the protein MKKYKIQSSPFVVPTTDGKLIEEHWGNSTQNPNISIAHMVAPPNWSEPHQTPEFDEFTIIISGKKQFEIDGEEVILEKGQSILIEKGARIRYSNPFSEPCEYIAICLPAFSMALVNREEEKN; encoded by the coding sequence ATGAAAAAGTATAAAATTCAGAGTTCACCGTTTGTAGTTCCTACAACTGACGGAAAATTAATAGAGGAACATTGGGGAAATTCAACCCAAAATCCAAACATCTCTATTGCGCACATGGTTGCTCCACCAAATTGGAGCGAACCTCATCAAACTCCAGAATTTGATGAATTTACCATCATTATTTCAGGGAAAAAACAATTTGAAATTGACGGAGAAGAGGTGATTTTAGAAAAAGGACAAAGTATTTTGATAGAAAAAGGAGCAAGAATCCGTTACAGTAATCCGTTTTCAGAACCTTGCGAGTATATTGCAATCTGTCTTCCGGCTTTTTCGATGGCTTTGGTAAATAGGGAAGAAGAAAAAAATTAA